The Azospirillum fermentarium genomic sequence GATCACGAGATCGGGGACGCCACCGATGTCGAAGCCGATCACCGGGGTGCCGGCGGCCATGGCTTCCAGCATGGTGTTGGGCAGATTGTCCTCCAGGCTGGGCATGGCCACGATGTCGGCGGCGCTGTAGAGCCGCCCGACCATGGCATCGTCCGCCACCAACCCGGTGCGCAGGTGATGAACCTGGGATTTCAGCGCCATGGTTCCGCCGCCCACCAGCAGCAGCGCCACGTCGGGCCGCGGCCCCAGCCGGCAGAGTGCCTCGTCCAGATAGGACAACCCCTTGCGCGGATCGTCCACCATATGGGCGATGAACAGAATGACCTTCAGGCCGGGCGGCAGCTTGAACGCCTGCCGCATGGCCTGCCGGTCGTGGGCAACGAAGGTATCGGTTTCCAGGCCCGGCGGAATGACACTGACCGGGATATCGCGGAACAGGCTGCTGCGCGCCGCCTCCCGCCCGAGCCAATGGCTGGGGGTGACAATGTGCAGGCGGTTGTTTCGCCGGGCCAGAGCGGTGGTTTTGCGTTCCAGGATGCGGGCCGACAGGTCCGCTGGATCATCGGATTTCAGGAAGGGGCACGCACCGCAGCCCTGGGTGAACCGCTCGCATTCCCCGGCATAGTGGCAGCCGCCGCTGAAGGGGTGCATGTCGTGCAGCGTCCACACCACCGGCTGATCCGGGCGGCGGTTGGCGAAGAACGACGGGTAATCGACCAGACCGCGCACCCAGTGAAGATGGATGATATCGGCGGGGGGAAGCTGGCTGACCATGATTTCCCCCGGCGCCGCGCGTTCGCTGTGAAAGCTGACGAACCCCGGTGCGGACAGCATGGGATAGGGGGCGGCTTCGGCCTGGATTTCCGCCTGGATGGCGTGGGCACGGGCCAGTTGGTCGGGGGTGACCGATCCCAGGGTGGCGACGTCGGGATCATTGCCGGTCTTGTGCAGGACCAGCATCCGGCTTTCTTCCCCGATGGCGCGCAATCCCTTGAACAGCCGGAAAGCAGCGCGGGCGGCGCCGCCGTGGATGTCGAAGGTGTTGATGTGCAGGATCTTCATCGGAGAAGCACCGGTTGGCGGATGTGGGTGCGAAAATACCCATCCCCCTGTTCCGGCGATAGAGCTATTTGTCCGTTGCCTCCGCCGCTCGGCGCCGGGGAGCGGCGCACACGGTGAACAGATAATGGGCCATGGGAGCATAGCCGGTGTGGACCACCTCGTCGTTCATGGAGAACAGGAAGACGGTGTGGAAGTGCCGCTCCATCAGCGCCTTGAAGTCCCGGCCCGTCTTGCAGTTCACATGTCCCTCCCGGCTGGGGGGGGAGGCATGGGCCTGGGATTCCAGCGACGGGATGCCGATGATCAGCACCCCGTGATCGGTCAGTGAGGCGGCGGTGTTGGATAGGAACGGCCCCTCCCGCTCCGCCGGGATGTGTTCGAGCACGTCGAGGGAATAGGCGGCGTCGAACGGCGGCCCGTCCAGCGGACCATCCAGGATGTCGTGGACGCGGGCATCCATGGGCCAGCGGTCCACGGCGCGGTCCTGGATGTCGCGGATGAACAGCGGGTCGAAATCGGTGACGGTGAGGGCGCCCACCTCCTGCGCCACGATGCGGGCGCCGAAGCCGTCGCCACACCCCACCTCCAGCACCCGCGCCCGCCCGCTCAGCATCTTGGCGACGAACTTGTAGCGGGACAGGGTGAACACCAGCCGCTTGGGGTCGTCGTACCAGACCTGATTGTTCATCAGCCCCAGCCGCTGAAAGCCGATGCGGTCCCGCACCTCCAGCAGGTTCCTGTTCACCGGGTCGCGGGTGGTGTCGGTCACGGGGGCCGCCTCGTCACTCGAACGTGATGTAGGAATAGTCGCCGGTGTAGCCGGTGCGGGCGAACAGCCACTCCCATTCCTCGGGCGTGTGGAAGGCGCGGCAGGTGAGCTGCCAATACATCAGGTTCACCTTTTCCCGCTCGTTGCGGTACGCCTCGATCACGATGTGCTTGGCGTTGCCCTTGCCCACGCGTTCGATCTCCTCCAGCGACGACCACAGGTCGGGCAGGTGAAGGTTGTGCAGCGCGTTGATGCTGACCACGAAATCGAAGGCGTTGTCGTCGAACGGCAGCGATTTGGCGTCACCCACCTGAAGGAAGGGGCGCACCTCCTCCTTGGCGTTCTCCACCGCATAGGACGAGATGTCGATCCCCACCACCTCGCAGCCGGGCACCACCTGGGTGAACTCATAGAGCAGGAAAGCCTTGCCGCAGCCCACGTCCAGGATGCGGTCGCCGGGCTTGATGCCGTAATGGCGGGCCATGTCCTCGGCCACCACGCGCCAGCGCCCGTCATAGCGGTAACCGCCGTAGCCGGTGTGCCGCTCCCCGTCCCAGTAATCCTTGTCGAAGCGGCCGGCGATCTCGGCGCAGGCGGCCTTGTCGTGCTCGACCACCCGCTGCACATAGTCGCGCTTGGTGGATTTGTGGACCTTGGAGATGAAATCGACGTACGCCATGGCTCAGGCCTTGTGCTGGTAGTCGTGGGGAAGGGTGCGGATCGTGTCCCAGTGGGTGTCGATCCACGCCGCCACCTCGCCCAGCCCCTCGTCCAGCATGACGCGGGGCGCCCAGCCGAAGCTCTGGCGGGCCTTGGTGGAATCGATGACGTAGGCGGCGTCCTGCCCCGGCCGTTCGGCCACGGTTTCGGTGCAGTCCTCGAACCGCCGGCCCATGCGCTCGCAGATGATCCGCACCACGTCGCGCACGGCGATGCCGGCGTCGGGGGACAGGTGATAGATCGCCCCCGGCGTCCCGTGGTGCAGGATGGCCCGTTCGCCTTCCGACACGTCGCGGATGTGGATGTAGGATTTGACCGCGGTGCCGCCGCCGTGAAGCTGGATCTTGCGGCCCAGCTTCAGATAGACCGCCGTGCGGCAGACGATCTTGAACAGCTGCTGGCGGGCGCCGTAGACGTTGGTCGCCCGCACCGTCACCACCGGAAAGCCGAACTGCCGGTGAAACACCCCCAGAAGCTGGTCGGCGGCGGCCTTGGACGCGGCGTAGGGGGTGCTGGGGTTGAGGGGGGCGTCCTCCGTCACCCGGCCCACGCAGGTGCCGTATGCCTCGGGCGAGGAGACATGCAGGTAGCGCGACAGGTAATCGCGCCGCCGCAGATGGTTGATCAGCCGGGCCAGCGCCACGGTGTTGGTCTGATACCAGTGTTCGGGGTGGTCCCAACTGGGCGCCACCTCGCTTTGGGCGGCGAAATTGACGATGTATTCCGGGGCTTCTCCGTCCAATTCCGCCAGCAGCGCATCCATGTCCCGGTTCAGATCGGCCTGGACGAAGCGCACCGCCCCGGCGTTGGGGTGGGAGCGGTAGCGCAGGAACAGGTCCGGGCGTTCGGGGGAACGGCTGACGGCCAGCACCCGCGCACCCGGCTCGTCGAGCAGGCGGTCGATGAAATCCTGGCCGGAAAAGGCATTGCTGCCGATCACGCAATAGGTCGTCATGCCGGTTCTTATGCCGGGAAAGCGGGCAGGGTGGCAAGCCGGGCCAGTGCGCTCCGCGCCTTGTCCAACTGGCGCCGAAGGCGGGTTGCAGTCCCGGCGGCGGTCTCGGGCCCGGCGGAGAAGGCGCGGCGGCTGCCGCCCGCGGGCAGGAAGTCGTTGAGCACGATCGCCACCCATTTGAGCCCGTAGAGCGGCATCACCGCATCGCATCGGCGGGCGGTGTCCTCCGGTTCGGGGAACAGCGCGGCGATCCGGTCCCGGAACGCCGGATAATGCTCCATCGCCACCGGCACCGCCGGCTGGTGAAAGAAATCCCCCACCAGCTTGGCCGGATCGTCCCAGCCGGCGTATTCGAAATCCAGGAACACCGCCTGTCCGTCCCCATCCACCAGGGCGTTGTGAAAGCCGAAATCCGACGGTGACAGGCATCGGCGGTTCGGAGGCAACGGATCGTCGGCGTCCGCCGACAGGATAACCGCGTGGAAACGGGGCAGGGCCTCGTCCCGCACCAGCCGGGATGCCGCGGCGTGCAGATCCGTCTCGGGGGCCAGGGCGGCCAGCCGGGCCAGCCGGCGTTCCACCGTCGCCCGGTGGTCGGCCAGGGTGAAGCATGCCTCCGATCCAGGAGGAAGATGATCGGCTTGCAAGCGCAGACGCTGCAGTGCCGCGACAAAGCCGGCTGCCTGATCGACGAGTGCTGCGGTCGCCGCCGCCGGGCGTGTGCCGGGGACGAACCCGTACAGCGCCATGTGCCGGGCCGGGTCGGCGGCCCGGGGCCGGGGCACGCAACGGATGCCGCCAGCCCACGCGGCGCTCAAGAAACCATATTCGGTCCCCAGCCGGTCGCGGGGGTCGTGGGGGTGATGGAAATAGAGTTTCAGCACGGCCGGGCCGTCGGTGGTGTCGGCACGAAGCACCCGGTTGTTGGCCCCGCCGGCCAGGGGCGACACCCCCTCCAGCCGGCCCAGGCCAGCCTGCTCCACCAACCGGGCGGCACCCTGGGGAACCGGGATGGTCATGACGGCGTGCCGCCCAGGATCAAGCCGGCCACCGCATCCCAATCGCCGGCCCGTTGGCAATCCGCCGGGGTGTCCCCCGTGGCGTGGGGATCGAAATGGATGCGCCGCACACCCACCGGAAAGCCGGGGTCGCTCAGGAACTCCGGCAGGTCGTCGATGAAGACGGAGCAGGACAGGGAGGCGATGCGGTTGAGCTTGCCGCTCTTGGCCGGCTCGAAGAACACCCGGTCCGGTGTCAGGCCGATGGCAGGGTCGTCGAAAACCCCCAGTTGCTCCAGCCAGCCGCGGGCGGCAGCGTGGAGATCGTACGGCGGCCCGGCAAAGGGATGCCGTGTCTTGTGGCTGACCACCGCCACCGGCTGCCCCTCCGTCCGGCAACGCCGCAGGAAATCCAGAAATCCCGGGAAGGCCGGGGCCCGATGAATCCGCGCGCCGTACACCAGACCCTGCAGGGCGGTCCAATCCTCTTCCCGGCCCGCGGCGCGCAGCCAGTCGCGGACCGCGCCTTTGCTGCGTCCGGTTGTGATGGGGATCACTCCTTCGGAAACGGCGATCTGATAGAACACATCGTCGTAACAGACGATGGTGTTGTCGAAATCGATGCCGATCATGACAGTCCCAGCCCATCCCAGCCGCCAGAGGGCCGATGCCCGCCGGGCACCCTATGGAGGGTGTTGCAGCGGCTCAAGGCTCTTGCGGTTTCCACTAGCCTGTGCGGATGTTTTTGCGCAAAAAAAGCGTTCACCTTTCTGGACGCCGGCGGGGTAAAGGTGCATTCCCGCACCGCCGTTTTCCCGGCCGCCGTGCCCGCTTCTTATGACGGTGTTTCGAGTCCTCACAACGTGTTTATGCCTTTATGAACCGGAAAGATCGAAAAGCGGAGGCGAGGACGGCGCACGGCAAGCGCGCGCCGCTGCCTGCCGTTCTGACGCCGAAGCCGGTGCAGGCCTCCTTTCAGGTGGAGAGCACGTTTGAACAGGCCGTCCGCCATCATCAGGCCGGGCGTCTGGCCGAGGCGGAAAAGCTTTACTGGACCGTCCTGAAGCTGCGGCCCAATCACGCCCGCGCCCTGCAGTATCTGGGTGTCATTGCCCGGCAGACCGGCCATTTGGGGGCGGCTATTTCCCTGCTGCGCCAAGCGGTGGAGGCTGCACCCAAGGCGGTGGACGGGCGGCTCAGCCTGGGCAACGCCCTGTCCGATGCCGGCTATCTCGACGAGGCCGCGGCGGTCTATGGCGAAGCGCTGGCCCAGAAACCCGATTTTCCCGAAGCGCATTTCGCCCTGGGCAACGTGCTGATGCGCCAGGGGCATTATGAGCAGGCCCAGCTCAGCTACCTGTCGGCCCTGTCCCTGCGCGCGGATTACGCGGATGCCTGGATCAATCTGGGCAATGCCCA encodes the following:
- a CDS encoding glycosyltransferase — translated: MKILHINTFDIHGGAARAAFRLFKGLRAIGEESRMLVLHKTGNDPDVATLGSVTPDQLARAHAIQAEIQAEAAPYPMLSAPGFVSFHSERAAPGEIMVSQLPPADIIHLHWVRGLVDYPSFFANRRPDQPVVWTLHDMHPFSGGCHYAGECERFTQGCGACPFLKSDDPADLSARILERKTTALARRNNRLHIVTPSHWLGREAARSSLFRDIPVSVIPPGLETDTFVAHDRQAMRQAFKLPPGLKVILFIAHMVDDPRKGLSYLDEALCRLGPRPDVALLLVGGGTMALKSQVHHLRTGLVADDAMVGRLYSAADIVAMPSLEDNLPNTMLEAMAAGTPVIGFDIGGVPDLVIPGETGYLAPPADTEALSAALATALADPAHLAAMGRMARARIEREHTLEVMASRYRDLYRSLLS
- a CDS encoding class I SAM-dependent methyltransferase, which encodes MTDTTRDPVNRNLLEVRDRIGFQRLGLMNNQVWYDDPKRLVFTLSRYKFVAKMLSGRARVLEVGCGDGFGARIVAQEVGALTVTDFDPLFIRDIQDRAVDRWPMDARVHDILDGPLDGPPFDAAYSLDVLEHIPAEREGPFLSNTAASLTDHGVLIIGIPSLESQAHASPPSREGHVNCKTGRDFKALMERHFHTVFLFSMNDEVVHTGYAPMAHYLFTVCAAPRRRAAEATDK
- a CDS encoding class I SAM-dependent methyltransferase, which gives rise to MAYVDFISKVHKSTKRDYVQRVVEHDKAACAEIAGRFDKDYWDGERHTGYGGYRYDGRWRVVAEDMARHYGIKPGDRILDVGCGKAFLLYEFTQVVPGCEVVGIDISSYAVENAKEEVRPFLQVGDAKSLPFDDNAFDFVVSINALHNLHLPDLWSSLEEIERVGKGNAKHIVIEAYRNEREKVNLMYWQLTCRAFHTPEEWEWLFARTGYTGDYSYITFE
- a CDS encoding GDP-mannose 4,6-dehydratase, whose protein sequence is MTTYCVIGSNAFSGQDFIDRLLDEPGARVLAVSRSPERPDLFLRYRSHPNAGAVRFVQADLNRDMDALLAELDGEAPEYIVNFAAQSEVAPSWDHPEHWYQTNTVALARLINHLRRRDYLSRYLHVSSPEAYGTCVGRVTEDAPLNPSTPYAASKAAADQLLGVFHRQFGFPVVTVRATNVYGARQQLFKIVCRTAVYLKLGRKIQLHGGGTAVKSYIHIRDVSEGERAILHHGTPGAIYHLSPDAGIAVRDVVRIICERMGRRFEDCTETVAERPGQDAAYVIDSTKARQSFGWAPRVMLDEGLGEVAAWIDTHWDTIRTLPHDYQHKA
- a CDS encoding phosphotransferase: MTIPVPQGAARLVEQAGLGRLEGVSPLAGGANNRVLRADTTDGPAVLKLYFHHPHDPRDRLGTEYGFLSAAWAGGIRCVPRPRAADPARHMALYGFVPGTRPAAATAALVDQAAGFVAALQRLRLQADHLPPGSEACFTLADHRATVERRLARLAALAPETDLHAAASRLVRDEALPRFHAVILSADADDPLPPNRRCLSPSDFGFHNALVDGDGQAVFLDFEYAGWDDPAKLVGDFFHQPAVPVAMEHYPAFRDRIAALFPEPEDTARRCDAVMPLYGLKWVAIVLNDFLPAGGSRRAFSAGPETAAGTATRLRRQLDKARSALARLATLPAFPA
- a CDS encoding HAD family hydrolase, which translates into the protein MIGIDFDNTIVCYDDVFYQIAVSEGVIPITTGRSKGAVRDWLRAAGREEDWTALQGLVYGARIHRAPAFPGFLDFLRRCRTEGQPVAVVSHKTRHPFAGPPYDLHAAARGWLEQLGVFDDPAIGLTPDRVFFEPAKSGKLNRIASLSCSVFIDDLPEFLSDPGFPVGVRRIHFDPHATGDTPADCQRAGDWDAVAGLILGGTPS